In Electrophorus electricus isolate fEleEle1 chromosome 18, fEleEle1.pri, whole genome shotgun sequence, one genomic interval encodes:
- the lamc1 gene encoding laminin subunit gamma-1, which yields MRCLALLLSLGTLWVTRSRGAMDECADEARRPQRCMPEFVNAAFNVTVAATNTCGSPPEEYCVQTGVTGVTKSCHICDARDPRQQHGAAYLTDYNNQADTTWWQSQTMLAGIQYPSAINLTLHLGKAFDITYVRLKFHTSRPESFAIYKRTREDGPWVPYQYYSGSCEKTYGKMNRGFIRTHEDEQQALCTDEFSDISPLTGGNVAFSTLEGRPSAYNFDYSPVLQDWVTATDIRVTLNRLNTFGDEVFNDPKVLKSYYYAISDFAVGGRCKCNGHASECVKNERHKLVCNCKHNTAGDDCSTCKPFFNDRPWGRATADNANECLPCDCNGKSGECSFDAELYRATGHGGHCQDCADNTAGPHCERCLENYYRDGSGQRCLACSCNTVGSLSTQCDNTGRCSCKPGVTGDKCDRCQPGYHSLTEAGCRPCSCNPAGSTQECDVNTGRCQCKENVEGFNCDRCKLGYFNLDPQNAQGCTPCFCFHHSTVCQSTDGYSIHTITSTFDRGDEGWTGQRRHGSGVPVHWSPDSQEISLVSDDYFPVYFVAPEKFLGNHLLSYGQNLSLNFRVERRDTRLSAEDVVLEGAGLRVAVPLIAQGNAYPTEQMQTFVFRLHHTADYPWRPNLEHAEFQKLLHNLTSIKIRGTYSERSAGYLDNVSLVSARRGPGVPAHWVEKCVCPQGYLGQHCGQCAAGYRRSKPTLGLFSPCESCNCNGHSDTCDSMTGKCDCQHNTAGMSCERCKDGFYGDATVGSPTDCQECPCPAAASCAIVPRTKEVVCTNCPTGTTGKRCELCDDGFFGDPLGTTGTARACRACKCSDNIDPNAVGNCDRETGECLKCIYNTDGFFCDRCKEGFYGHALAASPADKCKACSCSPYGTVDRQTTCMQVTGQCQCLPHVIDRDCSACEPGFYNLRSSQGCERCNCNPIGSTNGQCDIGSGQCECQPGVVGQHCDRCEVNFFSFSSSGCKPCDCDPEGSQNAQCREDGRCECRPGFVGARCDMCEENYFYNRSTPGCQQCPTCYSLVRDKVNQQRQKLHDLQSLIDNLGSKDTVTDQDFEDRLKEAEKAIMDLLMEAQASKDADKGLLERLKSINTTLMTQWDRLQNIRNTVDNTGTLADKARSRVRDTERLIDRAREELDKAKDAISKVDIKTPTTTGDPSNMTLLAEEARSLAEKHKMEADQIEKIAKDANDTSTKAYNLLKKTLDGENKISNDIDELNKKYNETKELAKNLEKQASKVHNEAEEAGTKAMKIYANFTSLPPFDVKSLEDEANKIKKEASDLDKLIDKTEKEYNDLREDLRAKENEVRKLLEKGKTEQQTADQLLARADAAKALAEEAAKRGVSTYVEAQEILANLRDFDQRVNDNKTAAEEAMKRIPLINATINEANEKTRQAEASLGNAVADAKEAKGKAEVAEKIASDVQKNSAKSKEDADKAFEDTMKLDEEVTNMMKQLSAAENELGKKTEEANQDMMMASMASEGAKKAEENARKAKDAVRTVLSAINDLLGQLGNIDKVDLSKLDQIDSSLKQAKDKMAGSNLDKKLKELNEMAKSQEDMISGYDQQIREIRKDIDNLNDIKKTLPDGCFNTPSLERP from the exons GCAAGGCCTTTGACATCACCTACGTGCGCCTGAAGTTCCACACCAGCCGCCCAGAGAGCTTTGCAATCTACAAGCGCACGCGCGAGGACGGCCCCTGGGTGCCCTACCAGTACTACAGCGGCTCCTGCGAGAAGACCTACGGCAAGATGAACCGCGGCTTCATCCGCACGCACGAGGACGAGCAGCAGGCCCTGTGCACGGACGAGTTCAGCGACATTTCACCGCTCACCGGTGGCAACGTGGCCTTCTCCACGCTCGAGGGCCGACCCAGCGCCTACAACTTTGACTACAGCCCCGTCCTCCAG GACTGGGTGACTGCCACGGATATCCGAGTGACCCTGAACAGACTGAACACCTTCGGCGACGAGGTCTTCAACGACCCCAAGGTCCTAAAGTCCTACTACTACGCCATCTCTGACTTCGCCGTGGGCGGAAG GTGTAAGTGTAACGGCCACGCCAGCGAGTGTGTGAAGAACGAACGCCACAAGCTGGTGTGTAACTGCAAGCACAACACGGCAGGCGACGATTGCAGCACGTGCAAGCCCTTCTTTAACGACCGCCCCTGGGGACGTGCCACGGCCGACAACGCCAATGAGTGTCTGC CATGCGACTGCAATGGGAAGAGTGGCGAGTGCTCCTTCGATGCAGAGCTGTACCGGGCCACAGGTCATGGGGGTCACTGCCAGGACTGCGCCGACAACACAGCCGGGCCGCACTGCGAGCGCTGTTTGGAGAACTATTACCGGGACGGCTCAGGCCAGCGCTGCCTGGCCTGTAGCTGCAACACCGTGG GGTCGCTCAGCACTCAGTGTGACAACACGGGTCGCTGTAGCTGCAAGCCGGGTGTCACGGGTGACAAGTGCGACCGCTGCCAACCAGGATACCACTCGCTGACCGAGGCAGGctgcag GCCCTGCTCTTGTAACCCAGCAGGAAGCACACAGGAGTGTGATGTGAATACTGGGCGCTGCCAGTGCAAGGAGAACGTGGAAGGATTCAACTGTGACAg gtgTAAGCTGGGCTACTTTAACCTGGACCCTCAGAATGCCCAGGGCTGCACCCCGTGCTTCTGCTTCCATCACTCCACTGTGTGCCAGAGCACGGATGGCTACAGCATccacaccatcacctccacctttGACCGAG GTGACGAAGGCTGGACTGGTCAGAGGAGACACGGCTCCGGCGTGCCTGTGCACTGGTCTCCGGACTCCCAGGAGATTTCGCTCGTCTCTGACGACTACTTCCCCGTGTACTTCGTGGCCCCTG AAAAGTTCCTGGGAAACCACTTGCTGAGCTACGGACAGAACCTCAGCCTGAACTTCCGCGTGGAGCGACGGGACACGCGCCTCTCGGCCGAGGATGTGGTGCTGGAGGGCGCGGGTCTCCGCGTTGCCGTACCACTCATCGCCCAGGGAAACGCCTATCCCACAGAGCAAATGCAGACCTTTGTGTTCAG GCTGCATCATACTGCTGATTATCCCTGGAGACCCAATCTGGAGCATGCGGAgttccagaagcttctgcaCAATCTCACCTCCATCAAGATCCGCGGTACCTACAGCGAGAGAA GTGCGGGTTATTTAGACAATGTTTCACTGGTGAGCGCTCGCCGTGGCCCCGGCGTTCCAGCGCACTGGGTGGAGAAGTGCGTGTGTCCGCAGGGCTACCTGGGCCAGCACTGCGGCCAGTGTGCGGCCGGCTACCGGAGGAGCAAACCCACGCTGGGCCTCTTCAGCCCCTGTGAGTCGTGCAACTGCAATGGTCACAGCGACACCTGCGACTCCATGACAG GAAAGTGTGACTGccagcacaacacagctggCATGAGCTGTGAGAGGTGTAAGGATGGTTTCTATGGCGACGCTACAGTAGGGTCACCAACAGACTGTCAGGAGTGTCCGTGCCCTGCAGCAGCCTCCTGTGCGATTGTTCCCAGAACCAAAGAGGTGGTGTGCACTAACTGCCCCACGGGCaccacag GTAAgcgctgtgagctgtgtgatgACGGCTTCTTCGGTGACCCGTTGGGCACGACCGGGACAGCCAGAGCTTGCCGAGCCTGCAAGTGCAGCGACAACATCGACCCCAACGCCGTCGGCAACTGCGACCGGGAGACGGGCGAGTGCCTCAAATGCATCTATAACACAGACGGCTTCTTCTGTGACCGCTGTAAAGAGGGGTTTTACGGCCACGCCCTGGCTGCCAGCCCAGCTGACAAATGCAAAG CCTGTTCGTGCTCCCCGTACGGCACGGTGGACAGACAGACGACCTGCATGCAGGTGACGGGTCAGTGCCAGTGTTTACCCCACGTCATTGACCGAGACTGCAGTGCCTGTGAGCCCGGCTTCTACAACCTGCGGAGCAGCCAGGGATGCGAACG GTGCAACTGCAACCCTATCGGCTCGACCAACGGCCAGTGTGACATCGGGAGTGGACAGTGCGAATGTCAGCCTGGGGTCGTAGGTCAACACTGTGATCGCTGCGAGGTCAACTTCTTCAGCTTCAGCTCTTCTGGCTGCAAAC CCTGTGACTGTGATCCGGAGGGCTCGCAGAACGCTCAGTGCAGAGAGGACGGGCGATGCGAGTGCCGTCCCGGGTTTGTGGGGGCACGCTGTGACATGTGTGAGGAAAACTACTTCTACAACCGCTCAACCCCTGGATGTCAACAGTGCCCCACCTGCTACAGCCTCGTGAGGGACAAG GTGAACCAACAAAGGCAGAAACTTCATGACCTGCAGAGCCTGATTGACAACCTGGGCAGCAAGGATACAGTGACTGACCAAGACTTCGAGGACCGCCTCAAAGAGGCGGAGAAAGCAATTATGGACCTGCTGATGGAGGCTCAGGCAAGCAAAG ATGCAGACAAGGGTCTCCTGGAGCGTCTCAAGAGCATCAACACCACGCTGATGACCCAGTGGGATCGCCTGCAGAACATTAGGAACACCGTGGACAACACCGGCACACTGGCCGACAAAGCTCGCAGTAGGGTCCGTGACACTGAGAGACTCATCGACCGGGCCAGAGAGGAACTGGACAAGGCCAAAGACGCCATCAGCAAAGTG GATATCAAAACTCCCACGACCACTGGAGACCCCAGCAACATGACCCTGCTGGCTGAGGAGGCACGCAGTCTGGCAGAGAA GCATAAGATGGAGGCTGACCAGATTGAGAAGATTGCAAAAGATGCCAACGACACTTCCACCAAGGCCTACAACTTACTGAAGAAAACTCTAGATGGCGAGAATAAGATCAGCAATGACATTGACGAACTCAACAAGAA ATACAATGAGACCAAAGAGCTGGCGAAGAACCTAGAGAAACAAGCCAGTAAAGTTCACAATGAGGCAGAGGAGGCAGGAACCAAAGCAATGAAGATCTATGCCAACTTCACCAGCCTGCCGCCCTTCGACGTTAAATCCCTGGAG GACGAAGCCAATAAGATTAAGAAGGAAGCGTCAGACTTGGATAAACTGATTGATAAGACTGAGAAGGAGTACAACGATCTACGTGAGGACCTGAGGGCCAAGGAGAACGAGGTCCGGAAGCTTCTAGAGAAGGGCAAGACTGAGCAGCAG ACGGCAGATCAGTTGCTGGCGCGTGCGGACGCAGCTAAGGCGCTGGCCGAGGAGGCAGCAAAGAGGGGCGTGTCCACGTACGTGGAGGCCCAGGAAATCCTCGCCAACCTTCGAG ATTTCGACCAGAGGGTGAACGACAACAAGACCGCAGCCGAGGAGGCCATGAAGCGCATCCCGCTGATCAACGCCACGATCAACGAGGCCAACGAGAAGACTCGGCAGGCGGAGGCGTCGCTAGGCAACGCGGTGGCCGACGCCAAAGAGGCCAAAGGCAAGGCCGAGGTGGCCGAGAAGATCGCCAGCGATGTCCAGAAG AATTCTGCTAAATCCAAGGAGGACGCGGACAAAGCATTTGAGGACACGATGAAACTGGATGAGGAAGTAACCAACATGATGAAACAACTGAGTGCCGCAGAGAATGAGCTGGGAAAGAAGACCGAGGAGGCCAACCAGGACATGATGATGGCCAGCATG GCATCTGAAGGTGCAAAGAAAGCAGAGGAAAATGCCCGGAAGGCCAAAGATGCTGTCCGCACCGTGCTGAGTGCGATCAACGATCTCCTCGGCCAGCTCG GCAACATTGACAAGGTGGATCTGAGCAAGCTAGACCAGATCGACAGCTCTCTGAAGCAGGCCAAGGACAAGATGGCAGGCAGCAACCTGGACAAGAAGCTGAAGGAGCTCAACGAAATGGCCAAGAGCCAGGAGGACATGATCAGTGGCTACGACCAGCAGATCAGAGAGATCCGCAAGGACATCGACAACCTCAACGACATCAAGAAAACCCTGCCGGACGGCTGCTTCAACACACCGTCCCTGGAGCGGCCCTAA